From Bacillus basilensis, a single genomic window includes:
- a CDS encoding DEAD/DEAH box helicase: MVYLKNFLELGISETFNHTLRENGITEATPIQEKAIPVILSGKDIIGQAKTGTGKTLAFVLPILEKIDPECSDVQALIVAPTRELALQITTEIKKMLVQREDINVLAIYGGQDVAQQLRKLKGNTHIVVATPGRLLDHIRRETIDLSNLSTIVLDEADQMLYFGFLYDIEDILDETPGSKQTMLFSATMPKDIKKLAKRYMDEPQMIQVQSEEVTVDTIEQRVIETTDRAKPDALRFVMDRDQPFLAVIFCRTKVRASKLYDNLKGLGYNCAELHGDIPQAKRERVMKSFREAKIQYLIATDVAARGLDVDGVTHVFNFDIPEDVESYIHRIGRTGRAGGSGLAITFVAAKDEKHLEEIEKTLGAPIQREIIEQPKIKRVDENGKPVPKPAPKKSGQNRQRDSREGSRRDSRNSSRNDSRSDSRNSSRNENNRSFNKPSNKKGSTKQGQQRRGR, translated from the coding sequence GTGGTCTATTTGAAAAACTTTTTAGAATTAGGAATTAGCGAAACTTTTAATCATACATTACGTGAAAATGGAATTACAGAAGCAACACCGATTCAGGAGAAAGCAATTCCTGTTATACTGTCAGGTAAAGATATTATTGGTCAAGCGAAAACAGGAACGGGTAAAACGTTAGCATTTGTGTTACCGATTTTAGAAAAAATCGATCCAGAATGTAGTGATGTTCAGGCTTTGATTGTTGCACCAACAAGGGAACTAGCCCTGCAAATTACAACTGAAATTAAAAAAATGCTTGTTCAAAGAGAAGATATTAATGTACTAGCGATTTATGGTGGGCAAGATGTAGCACAACAATTGAGAAAATTAAAAGGTAATACACATATTGTTGTTGCAACACCAGGACGATTATTAGATCATATACGACGTGAAACAATTGATTTAAGTAATCTTTCAACGATTGTACTAGATGAAGCGGATCAAATGCTTTATTTCGGTTTCTTATATGATATTGAAGATATTTTAGATGAGACACCTGGTAGTAAACAAACGATGTTATTCTCAGCAACGATGCCAAAAGATATTAAAAAACTGGCGAAGCGTTATATGGATGAGCCGCAAATGATTCAAGTACAAAGTGAAGAAGTAACGGTAGATACAATTGAGCAGCGTGTCATTGAGACGACAGATCGTGCAAAGCCAGATGCACTTCGTTTTGTTATGGATCGTGATCAGCCATTTTTAGCAGTTATTTTCTGTCGTACAAAGGTTAGAGCAAGTAAGCTATATGATAATTTAAAAGGACTAGGTTATAATTGTGCTGAACTTCATGGTGATATACCTCAAGCGAAACGTGAAAGAGTTATGAAGAGTTTCCGCGAAGCTAAAATTCAGTACTTAATCGCAACGGATGTAGCAGCTCGTGGACTGGATGTAGATGGTGTAACGCACGTATTTAACTTTGATATCCCTGAAGATGTAGAAAGTTATATTCACCGCATTGGCCGAACAGGGCGTGCAGGTGGATCAGGTCTTGCAATTACGTTCGTTGCAGCGAAAGATGAAAAACATTTGGAAGAAATTGAAAAAACGCTTGGTGCACCAATACAAAGAGAAATAATCGAACAACCGAAGATAAAACGTGTAGATGAAAATGGAAAACCGGTACCAAAGCCGGCTCCGAAGAAATCAGGTCAAAATCGCCAAAGAGATAGCCGTGAAGGTTCAAGACGTGATTCGAGAAATAGCTCAAGAAATGATTCAAGAAGTGATTCAAGAAATAGTTCGAGAAATGAAAATAATCGATCATTTAATAAGCCAAGTAATAAAAAAGGTAGTACAAAACAAGGTCAGCAAAGACGTGGCCGTTAA